CTCCAACTAACTACCTCATCTTCTCTCTGGCTGTGGCTGACCTCCTTGTTGGGGCTTTACTCTTGCCTTTCAGCATGGCACTCTCTGTAAGCTCATGTTGGCATCTTGCAGATTTACTTTGTAAGTTACGAAGCAGCTTTGATATTTCACTGACTACATCTTCCATTCTGaacttatgttttatttctattgacAGATATTATGCAGTGTGTCAGCCTTTGAGGTATAGAACTAAAATAAATGTTCATGTTGCTGGGATCATGATCCTGGTGACCTGGGGAATTTCTGCCCTAGTTGGACTTGGCATCGTAATTATGGGATTCAAGGAAGGAGAATGTGAAGGAAGGTGTTATTTTTCACATATCCCAATTTCAGCCATTATGGGATGTATTTTCTCATTCTACCTCCCAACGGTTGTAATGCTCAGTATCTACCTAAAGGTTTTCCTGGTGGCACAGAGACAGGCACGTAGCATCCagaacacaaactgtcagagcATAAAGTCTGGAGCATCTGTCActaagatggagagaaaggccaCAAAAACTCTGGCTATCGTTATGGGAGTTTTTCTGATCTGTTggactcctttctttctttgtatcaCCGTTCAGCCTCTGAGTAATTACTCAATACCAATTCCTGTGATTGAAACACTTAGTTGGCTTGGATGGTCAAATTCAATGATCAATCCATTTGTTTATGCATTCTTTTACAGCTGGTTCCGGGCAGCTTTCAGGATTATAATTTCTGGCAAAATATTTCAAGGTAATTTTGTAAACTCAAAACTCCTTTGACTTAATGTTTGGAGTGCTCAAATATTGACTTATTGTTTGGAGTGCTTAAGTATTGACATGTTACTAATGATCAAAGTTGGCACAATAAAGATTTACACTTTATCTCATATATGTTGCCTATATCTGCATTTTCCCTGTACTGTACACAGTATCTGTATGTAGAGTCCAAGAGATATAGCGTCTATTACTCTCCCCTTAGAgatgtagcctacatacataAATTAAATTATACAATAAGTGACAATATAACAAAGAATGAATACGGTAGGTGTGCTAAAAGAAATCTTAAAAATGAAACCTACaaaatttaaaacatttatatGCCGCTTCAGACAATATTGCTGCTTAACAATTATGCCATGTTAACAACAGTAACTTAATTCTTACGACATCAAGAATagatcattttgcattttattattcCTGTCAATTTTTGAATGTAATATCAAAGTaaactctttcctctttttcttcaaaCATTTGATGGCTTAATGTCAGAAAATAAACacgggggcgtcctggtggctcggtgGTCTGGGGCGCATGCGGGTGCGGCATCCTGGGatcgaatccggcccaggacctgtCGCATGTTTTCACCCTGCCTCTCCCAATCTTTACTGTCTCTTTACTTTGAAGTAATAAAGAAGATattaataagaaaataaatacagcatCCATCGAAACACAGAGGATATAAAAAGATGCATGGAATATTTGGCTTAAAGATGGTGAAAACCTGCTTTGTTCAACACTAAAGGTATAATTACTAAAAAAAGTATTATGAAGAAATAACAGAGCATTTGGCGCATCATATAATTAACTTTTTATGAACTATAATAAACAGGGTTACAAAGTGCAAAATAAGCAGTaccagaacaaaaaaacaaaatccaaacaaaaataaaaatataaaaataaaacataaataaaacataacaaaattACAGAACATAAAATCACGTAAAAGCTATTGTATAAAAGAAGAGGCAGACGGAATCTCCTCATGAAGGCTATTCCATAAAGTGGGGCCCCTGACAGCAAAGGCATGGCCACCTTTGGTTTTTAAACTAGTCAGACCTTGGGATGGAGGGCAGTGTTAAGGTGGAAGACCTAAGAGGCTGTGTCTGCGTATAAAGCTTCAAAAGATCAGAAATGTAAGTGGGGGCTATAAGGGCTTTAAAAGTTACAGgagaattttaaaatcaattctaaatttAACTGGGAGTCAATGTAGAGAAGCCAAAATGGGAGCGATGTGATCTCTTTTCCTAGTTTCAGTAAATATTCTGGCTGCTGCGTTTTGAACCAGCTGCAGCCTGGAGAGGGCCTTGCTACTGAGGGTGGAGTACAGAGAACTGCAGTAGTCCGGGCAGGAGGAGACAAAAGcttctttgataatgctacatTAACCTTGTCGCTAATGTCAGCTTTCTAGTTTACTGTCTTAATGCCCAGACTAGCATTGTAaccaactaacccttaaaattccatagtcgccattttatggtgtaccAGCCAAATTACCACAGCaaacagtggaaagaccgttctatccattcaaggtCTGTGGGCGTGTCATACAAATAAACAGGAATCTACCTGTGCTCTCTACCTGTCACACATGGAaaaaatataggcctacatgagCATATTTCTTTCAATaatgttctttcttttcaacAATCACAAAATGATAACTAGAAAAGGcaaaattttctaaagaaaatttaagtgtgcttgccgcccttgcaatgccgctgcccttagacttggcgttcactagctttgctaagcggtgcagcattgcaattgttagcattttgacagactagactcagtaaacagagccagttgcgttcaaaggcactgggaaacttttctcatcactgcacagcaacatgtttggtatcgaacggaactacagattcccagctttccaaggaccctaaacgcatcacaaagtcggtgccgaggctgacagaaagccgatgtggggaactcatggtctctgtcgccatctgctggctgtgtcgaagcactgacatgaatgagcgcgaccatttcatttcatgtcattttatacagtaaggtcaagttttaaaaaatgctgtcatcacattgaaatggttactatgaggccatatttaatcacacatgaatgcaattgggctctttggattcacaagagtctcagcttttcagccatacccaatttctacaattccatgactgtttaggtaccacagtgtgcagaaatagggaaagaaaaaaaggcgagaataacatcttttcactgcatgcagaacactgtgtctttagtaccctggagctcatatagcctatgtagctgacatatgtcagatatggctgtaaagctaagactcttgcggttctaatgagccattcagatatcttgatgtgagaggtcaagggacccgtttgaaaatagtcatgcccatttacctttgtcaaaaacttcgcagagtttggagctatgttacataacatggctggtacctacgtattcgtctggatgtctagtttccgataataaaaaaagctccgctctagcttaaaaactgagctcgtgagaagctccgttaaacgtcggccgacgcgcagaaaccaccatactctgtgtgtgtaccgtagcttcagttagattcagctactgtgtgtgagaaaccagacgtacctcccgatctccaagtccgtctgtcccaaatgcatcaagccagccattaaaaactctgcactagacttttaatatacagaataaaagtccaaatacatccatactgatctgattctaccttagcttcagctactgagTGGGAGGCTTccgatctccgcggagaaacaaggacaaaaccaaacttacatttctggctctgtgatcctgtgattgagtccacacggttctcaggttctcatccttttacaatgggtgtgtattgcgtctaaaaatgccattgaatcattaatatctcaaagagcttacgacggatctcttagaaaagtaatagcgcacgattcctcaatgagccgcacattttgatgtttaatatgtctatgtactgtaaaaactgtaggaggagatacATCCTAAACTTTTGTccataagaagaataagaataaaaataagtatgcaagatagtaagagtgtgctctgcctacggcaagcacactaattattaaatgtagggctgggcgatatggcaaAAATCTTTATTacgatataactttttttttatcagtcgATATCGATATATCACAATATAAACTATGTCATTTTTGTCAGGCTTAAAAATTACCTTTTGAATGAAAGCTGAAGATACCAATGTTATTTGGaggcttttttcattttcaatcataaGAGAACATGAAAATGCGGTCTACTGTTAAGTGcctgccaaaaaacaaatgcaaggtAGTCATTTCCGGTCAGCATATATCCTTTGTGCAAAATACAGCATTTACATAATCATTAGGATATTGAATGCCTGAAATCTAAAATCTGCCAACTCACATGATATATAAAGATTACTTATGAGCCGACGCTCGAACCGCTCTCCAACGGTAAACTCACTCATCTTCTCAACTTCAGCAACCAAAGCAGAAAGCACGTGTAGGATTTGTACAGCAACCTATAAGGTTGGGTTGGTCCTGCGAGGCAGAACGAGGCTCAAGCAGGCACAACGAGGCTCAGGCAGGCTCACCTCAGCGCTGGTGCTGAGGTGGAGCGGGGAGCTGAGAAGACGTCTCTGGGTGATGATAAACAttagcctagctaacgttagctacaaaaCGGCAGGATGCCGGCTCTTAGTCCTGtccctgcttcatcctcattagttggtagaactctgaagtgacattagcccctttcacacatgaaacccgtaAATGTGCCAGACTGAGTTACCGGTAATGGTGGCAGTTTgtgttgttcacacaagacatgccGCTCCGCCTTTTTAACGTAatgctgccattcacacagcaCTTGCAATACCGTTACATTccactgttgtcatttcccGGAAATTACGTTTAACCGCCGGAGtctctgcagtttgaaaacacggCGGGTTAATCTCCCCGTCCGCCCGACTCCAAGGATCTCTCTGATTTCACCGTCTGTCCAATTCcactttttcctcaaaaaaaataaagctccAGCCTTTTGTATGGTGGTTTGTATTCCCCTCCTACAGTTCCACAACAGAGCGTCCTAACATTGTGCTTGTTCGGTCTGTGcaattttttggtcattttcttttcagaaacagaaatttaaaaaaatgaaaaacgaatggtgatttgattttcatttaaaaatctaCAAATTAAAGAAGACATTTCTTgttttcctggtcagaaacggcagataaaacataaaggacttgattttccttttctcttttgtaaaacACAGATCGCTGTTCAATTCGGTAATAAAcgttatttcattatttcatgtattttgccagaaaaatcagactagttaataataatagcctGTTGATTGATCACACACGATAGGTCTAATTATGATCTGATATGCGCAATATTCTAATATCCATGTGCTAGAGCTTTCTCAGCTCTCAGGGATAGGAAGGTGAAATTATTCCAGACAGGAAAATGGTCTTTGtacatattttctatcagaaataaagtttattactgAGTTTAGCAGCGCctcccgctcctctctctctctgtctctctctgctgaaagacgcacagcagctgcttctctctcagACCCAAAATGAGCTTTTTCgttattttttattgtctgtttaacaaaggagaaaaggaaaatcaagtcctttataaatgttgattctgctgtttctgaccaggaaaatgaaaaataccttctatttctgtttttcagttatggatttttaaatgaaaatcaaatcaccattcgtttttaattatttaatttctgtttgtgaaaagaaaatagaatgaccaaaaataagaaaaaaagctttgttttttttacccattagcctttatgcacggttatTCTTAAGGGCTTCTGTcgcagtgtgtgtttacaaaatgtgttgtggtttctgtcaccctctagtggtcagaaaaaaatcgcttagtgtagctttaaccaGCCAAGCAATCAGTTCTATCAGCTTTCTATTGAGCATGTATTCTATTTATATTGAGTATAAGTTCTATCGCGATAGATGTCGTTATCGTTTTATCGCACAGCCCTGCATGGCCCTCAGTATGGTTAAGGTTGACACCCCTGCTATAGACTGAAGTAAACATGTGtaacataaatatatgtaaaCAATCCAAAATAGCAAAACAAATGTCCATAATAAATGAACAATTTACATTACAAAACTGAAATGGCTCCAACATAGGGCCATGGGCCTTTTTGCTCCATGGCCAAGGAGAAAGTCTTATGTTCAAAACATATTTGGTTTCAAAATATTTAGGTTCAACACATATTTGCTTCACAAGTTTGTTAGTAAGtttaaatgaaattgaaattgcatgttcacacacacacacacacacacacacacacacacacacagtcttacttaagtcacttttggggtatttacatagacgtACATtaatttcctggagacttaccctaaccctaaccctaaccctaacctaaccctaacccttaacctaaccctaaccttaaccactgacccaaaaatcagctttttaccaactggggacacggcttttgtccccaattgcacaagccgtccccaatcaactggtcttaagtctagtgtgtgtccctgaaagtgacttaagtcataccgacacacacacacacacacacacacacacacacacacacacacacacacacacatatatttgtTGTTATGGCATCTCATGTAAACAGGATGCATAGTTTCCcacatctgattggtcaaccAAAGTTTTTATTAATTATGGTAATAAGCTGGGGATTGATAAATATGAAAGTCAAGTCCAAAGGTACTGCTCAGTGGAACAGAGAGCAAGGAATCACATCAACATAGATGCATGAACCATCTGGAGGGGTTAAGTAAGGCATGGTATGAAACTTTATGGAGCGCTAAAATatactgaaaatattttttccccccaggaAACAGATATTGTTGGGATTGAATATTCTTGCTGAAAGAAATATTATATGAATGCAATTATTTCAGTATTAATGATCATTTATGGAAAACTGAATTGTTAAGCAGAATAACAGGAACCAGGAAGCATGGAACctgaattcattttcaatgagactGTTAAGGACATACATGTCTGTTATGAATCGGACAACTTATCTTGCATAATGGTAATCGCCCCTTCAATGATACGcgtattattatatattttctttggCTCATTATCTGTTCTCACAACATGTGGAAACCTTCTTGTCATAATCTCCATCATTTACTTCAAACAGCTCCACACTCCAACTAACTACCTCATCTTCTCTCTGGCTGTGGCTGACCTCCTTGTTGGGGCTTTAGTCTTACCTTTCAGCATGGCACTCTCTGTAAGCTCATGTTGGTATCTTGGAGATTTACTTTGTAAGTTACGAAACAGCTTTAATATTTCACTGAGTACATCTTCCATTCTGaacttatgttttatttctattgacAGATATTATGCAGTGTGTCAGCCTTTGAGGTATAGAACTAAAATAAATGTTCATGTTGCTGGGATCATGATCCTGGTGACCTGGGGAAATTCTGCCCTAGTTGGACTTGGCATCGTAATTATGGGATTCAAGGAAGGAGAATGTGAAGGAAGGTGTTATTTTTCACATATCCCAATTTCAGGCATTATGGGATGTATTTTCTCATTCTACCTCCCAACGGTTGTAATGCTCAGTATCTACCTAAAGATTTTCCTGGTGGCACAGAGACAGGCACGTAGCATCCagaacacaaactgtcagagcATAAAGTCTGGAGCATCTGTCagtaagatggagagaaaggccaCAAAAACTCTGGCTATCGTTATGGGAGTTTTTCTGATCTGTTggactcctttctttctttgtatcaCCGTTCAGCCTCTGAGTAATTACTCAATACCAATTCCTGTGATTGAAACACTTAGTTGGCTTGGATGGTCAAATTCAATGATCAATCCATTTGTTTATGCATTCTTTTACAGCTGGTTCCGGGCAGCTTTCAGGATTATAATTTCTGGCAAAATATTTCAAGGTAATTTTGTAAACTCAAAACTCCTTTGACTTAATGTTTGGAGTGCTCAAATATTGACTTATTGTTTGGAGTGCTTAAGTATTGACATGTTACTAATGATCAAAGTTGGCACAATAAAGATTTACACTTTATCTCATATATGTTGCCTATATCTGCATTTTCCCTGTACTGTACACAGTATCTGTATGTAGAGTCCAAGAGATATAGCGTCTATTACTCTCCCCTTAGAgatgtagcctacatacataAATTAAATTATACAATAAGTGACAATATAACAAAGAATGAATACGGTAGGTGTGCTAAAAGAAATCTTAAAAATGAAACCTACaaaatttaaaacatttatatGCCGCTTCAGACAATATTGCTGCTTAACAATTATGCCATGTTAACAACAGTAACTTAATTCTTACGACATCAAGAATagatcattttgcattttattattcCTGTCAATTTTTGAATGTAATATCAAAGTaaactctttcctctttttcttcaaaCATTTGATGGCTTAATGTCAGAAAATAAACacgggggcgtcctggtggctcggtgGTCTGGGGCGCATGCGGGTGCGGCATCCTGGGatcgaatccggcccaggacctgtCGCATGTTTTCACCCTGCCTCTCCCAATCTTTACTGTCTCTTTACTTTGAAGTAATAAAGAAGATattaataagaaaataaatacagcatCCATCGAAACACAGAGGATATAAAAAGATGCATGGAATATTTGGCTTAAAGATGGTGAAAACCTGCTTTGTTCAACACTAAAGGTATAATTACTAAAAAAAGTATTATGAAGAAATAACAGAGCATTTGGCGCATCATATAATTAACTTTTTATGAACTATAATAAACAGGGTTACAAAGTGCAGTagatacaacacaataaaataagcagtaccagaacaaaaaaacaaaatccaaacaaaaataaaaatatataaataagacaTAACAAAATTACAGAACATAAAATCACGTAAAAGCTATTGTATAAAAGAAGAGGCAGACGGAATCTCCTCATGAAGGCTATTCCATAAACTGGGGCCCCTGACAGCAAAGGCATGGCCACCTTTGGTTTTTAAACTAGTCAGACCTTGGGATGGAGGGCAGTGTTAAGGTGGAAGACCTAAGAGGCTGTGTCTGCGTATAAAGCTTCAAAAGATCAGAAATGTAAGTGGGGGCTATAAGGGCTTTAAAAGTTACAGgagaattttaaaatcaattctaaatttAACTGGGAGTCAATGTAGAGAAGCCAAAATGGGAGCGATGTGATCTCTTTTCCTAGTTTCAGTAAATATTCTGGCTGCTGCGTTTTGAACCAGCTGCAGCCTGGAGAGGGCCTTGCTACTGAGGGTGGAGTACAGAGAACTGCAGTAGTCCGGGCAGGAGGAGACAAAAGCATAGACAACTCTGTCAAGGTCGTGGaatgacacaaaaacacattatggAGATATTTCTCAACTGACAGAAACATGAGCGAACTAGTCACTGGATTTGCTTTTCAAAATTTAGGGTAGAATCAaaaatgattgaatgattgaaGTTTTTGGCAGAAGGCAGAACCTTTGGAGTATACTTTGGGGGACCGAACACGATGACCTCAGATTTACTATAATTTAGTAGGTTTAATGATTTCTGTTCTTCAGCTCTTGATGCTACTGTTCCATTTAAAACCAGAACAACTTGAGCCTATTGCAAGTGTGAAGGAGGTGAGGTCCGCTGCTGCAACCCATTCACAATACATGAAGACGAAGACAAAGAAGATGAGGAGGCTCAAGGGAATGAGGAGAAAGATGATGAAGAGGGTGAAGGCCATTGAGTGTGaggttgtggttgttgttctaAGTTAACTTTAAGTGAACTTATTGCTGTTTCCTGTATTCTGTGATTTATTAGCTAAATATCCTAAATTATGTAAATAGTTGGATTTTTGTTACAATCTACATGTTTTTACCTTTCAAATGAGCTATCTTGGGCCAATTTTTGACCATTTTtgaattttcacttttttcattaaatatgGTGTTGTTATTAATGATTATGCTAATAAGGGCATGACAATGAGACTAGAAATGttttcttatattttatatGCACTATGCAGTACATTACCATTAAAATAAACTTACTCTGGGAAGTCTGTGACgattttggattttcttctttattttactTGATAATGAGCTAATTATGCTACTTACGCAAATTGCCCAACATGCAACTCTTAGCAACCAAGTTGAATTTCATCCACTAGGCCTATAGATGACATTTAAATCATAAAAGTTCATAGGAAACACCATTATTGGGTCCAAGAAATTTCCAGTAGACTAATTCTTTTAAGCAGCACCTGAAAACGCATCTTTACAGGTTAGcctttttataatgttttatcgttgtttttatgtccattttcatTTCTATGCGCTTGTTTcgatttgtgtttttataggCTAACCTCACctaaattttatttttgtttgtttgttctcttGTTTAAATATCTTTGATTTTGAtcttgcttttattgtttttgtatcCTCTGCCACTTTTCTATGTGCAACACTTTGTAACAATGTGTTTTAAAAGGTGCTACATAAATAATTTacgaatttatgaatgagagtgaatttgcatatgtatggtacacactggagcagagcggagtaaaaTTACCAGACATGTACAGGTACCAGGACTGCGACAAAAGCATGCGCACTAGCATGCACTACCTTTCAACATTAGTCAGCGTGTggctttatgtttttatattagAACTAACAACAGCATCTCACTCTAGGATGGCAgccaaaaaaagggaaaggggaCATAAGAGTAAACATGTAAGTAGGCCTAATGGTACTGTTTAAGTGATAGATAAATACCAATCCTATTTTAATGAGTTTTCTATAAATATTGGATTAATGTTATCAGATGAGTGAAGCAAGGAGTTGCGGTTGATGTGTATAAtgaattaatgataataatagtggAAGTAGGCTACATTAGAAATTAATTGTGGGCTAATGATGTATATCCAGCAAAGAAAGGTAGCATAGCTATATTTTCTCTTCATGTGAGCATGATTGCTTGTAGTCACTCAGATAAATCAATTTCAGATCCAGGATGAAgggtggagcagcagcacaggGGCAGGCAGCAGCCCTCCTACAGTTGAGGCTCAGTTAATATTATGatcacagagagggaaaacatgAACATGTCCATCAGGACATGGTGGACAAACTGGATCTCAGAGCCATATAAGTTTGTCTCAGTCAGTGACAGGTGCAGGCATGGATTTGGGCCATACACATAGACTTCTGttaatactgttcatactgtatatacaccatACTGCATATACTATACATATTATATACATCTTGTTCATACTGTTAATACtgctcatactgtatatatcctaGCACATTCATACTACCCTTACAActtattctatttatatattatacatatatacattacATTGCACTGCACTTTTACTGCTTCTTTTGCACTTCTGGTTAGATGCTAAACTGCATTTCGTTGTCTTAGTACTTGTACTctgtgcaatgacaataaagttgaatctaatctaatctaattggTGCAGTCATCCTCAATGGAGGGAGTGTTGGTGTCAGTGTTAGAGATTAGAGGCTTGTTAGTGTTATAGTGATTGAGGGCTTGTATAGTGTTGTAGTGATTGGAGGACTGcttaatttaaataaattattcaaatgtgtatatgtgtttggaCTGGTAATTATCCAACTTTTATTGTGTTCAAGAGTACTAAATAGGCATAGTAAGTTGTGTAGAATTGCAGTAAATGTGTTTAAagaataataacatttttgagACCCCCTACTGATTTGTCCCTACACTTTCCGAAGTAAACGTACGCCCTTGTGTTCGACTGTAAAatgcactaaacacacacacacacacacacaaagtgcatAATTACTTATCATATGTTTGTTTTGGCATCTCATGCAAACAAGATTCATAGCTTCCCcacatctgattggtcaaccGAAGATTTAATTAATTATGGTAATAAGATAGGGATTGATAAATATTGAAAGTCAA
This genomic stretch from Centroberyx gerrardi isolate f3 chromosome 18, fCenGer3.hap1.cur.20231027, whole genome shotgun sequence harbors:
- the LOC144542755 gene encoding trace amine-associated receptor 1-like, with protein sequence MEPEFIFNETVKDTHVCYESDNLSCIMVIAPSTIRVLLYIFFGSLSVLTTCGNLLVIISIIYFKQLHTPTNYLIFSLAVADLLVGALLLPFSMALSVSSCWHLADLLCKLRSSFDISLTTSSILNLCFISIDRYYAVCQPLRYRTKINVHVAGIMILVTWGISALVGLGIVIMGFKEGECEGRCYFSHIPISAIMGCIFSFYLPTVVMLSIYLKVFLVAQRQARSIQNTNCQSIKSGASVTKMERKATKTLAIVMGVFLICWTPFFLCITVQPLSNYSIPIPVIETLSWLGWSNSMINPFVYAFFYSWFRAAFRIIISGKIFQGNFVNSKLL
- the LOC139923461 gene encoding trace amine-associated receptor 1-like, with protein sequence MEPEFIFNETVKDIHVCYESDNLSCIMVIAPSMIRVLLYIFFGSLSVLTTCGNLLVIISIIYFKQLHTPTNYLIFSLAVADLLVGALVLPFSMALSVSSCWYLGDLLCKLRNSFNISLSTSSILNLCFISIDRYYAVCQPLRYRTKINVHVAGIMILVTWGNSALVGLGIVIMGFKEGECEGRCYFSHIPISGIMGCIFSFYLPTVVMLSIYLKIFLVAQRQARSIQNTNCQSIKSGASVSKMERKATKTLAIVMGVFLICWTPFFLCITVQPLSNYSIPIPVIETLSWLGWSNSMINPFVYAFFYSWFRAAFRIIISGKIFQGNFVNSKLL